The Pseudomonas allokribbensis genome has a window encoding:
- a CDS encoding phosphopantetheine-containing protein, producing the protein MRRAAVRAAVHRFIKRLLENREFNDRTSLAELGLEKADIEDLIFHLEDEFGLTAFTAEEDHMLKTAKTANDLSRFLIEIGRH; encoded by the coding sequence ATGAGAAGAGCTGCCGTGCGTGCCGCCGTGCACAGGTTCATCAAGCGTCTGCTGGAAAACCGCGAATTCAATGACCGCACCAGCCTGGCGGAGCTGGGTCTGGAGAAGGCGGATATCGAGGACCTGATCTTCCATCTGGAAGATGAATTCGGACTGACGGCATTCACCGCCGAGGAAGATCACATGCTCAAGACCGCGAAAACCGCGAACGACTTGAGCCGGTTTCTGATCGAGATCGGGCGACACTGA
- a CDS encoding MBL fold metallo-hydrolase: MKIVSRDQWFEVQHLSDGIRLIHEPYIRPFYRCNLWHVQGRDKDLLLDSGSGLVSLREQLPWLTERPLVAVASHCHFDHIAGHHEFAERLVHPAEADILAAPDGENDLSRAFVGDDMFEAHPDCPLCYAEYRVKAAPATGFVEDGDVLDLGNRTLQVLHTPGHSPGGISLYEAASETLFSGDIIYNGPLIEDAYHSNLEDYAASLQRLQALKIRTVHGGHFGSFSGEHLRSMIDEWLRRHA; this comes from the coding sequence ATGAAGATTGTTTCTCGCGATCAGTGGTTCGAAGTGCAGCACCTGAGCGACGGCATTCGCCTGATTCACGAGCCGTACATCCGTCCCTTCTACCGCTGTAACCTGTGGCATGTTCAGGGACGGGACAAGGATCTGCTGCTCGACAGCGGTTCCGGGCTGGTCAGCCTGCGCGAGCAACTGCCGTGGCTGACCGAACGGCCGTTGGTGGCGGTAGCCAGTCATTGCCACTTCGACCACATCGCCGGGCATCACGAGTTTGCCGAACGGCTGGTACACCCTGCCGAGGCGGACATTCTGGCGGCGCCGGATGGCGAGAATGACTTGAGCCGAGCCTTCGTCGGCGACGACATGTTCGAAGCGCACCCGGATTGCCCGTTGTGCTACGCCGAATACCGGGTCAAGGCCGCGCCGGCCACCGGGTTTGTCGAGGACGGCGATGTGCTGGACCTGGGCAATCGCACGCTGCAAGTGCTGCACACACCGGGGCATTCGCCGGGCGGGATCAGCCTCTATGAAGCGGCCAGCGAAACCCTGTTCAGCGGCGACATCATCTACAACGGGCCGTTGATCGAGGACGCCTACCACTCGAATCTCGAAGATTACGCCGCCAGCCTGCAGCGTTTGCAGGCTCTGAAGATCCGCACCGTGCATGGCGGGCATTTCGGCAGTTTTTCAGGGGAGCATCTGCGCTCGATGATTGACGAATGGTTGCGCCGGCACGCCTGA
- a CDS encoding sodium:solute symporter yields the protein MALDLFVVLIYAAGMLLLGYFGMRKAKTNEDFLVAGRNLGPSLYMGTMAATVLGGASTVGTVRLGYVHGISGFWLCAALGCGIVALNLFLAKPLLKLKIYTVTQVLEKRYNPMARSASAAIMLAYALMIGVTSILAIGTVLQVLFGLPFWISVLLGGGVVVVYSAIGGMWSLTLTDIVQFIIKTVGLMFILLPICLYRVGGWDELVLKLPATAFSFTTIGWDTIITYFMIYFFGILIGQDIWQRVFTVKTAKVAQYAGSIAGIYCILYGLACALIGMAAHVLIPDLDNVNNAFAAIVKLSLPDGIRGLVIAAALAAMMSTASAGLLAAATTLTEDLLPKLRGGKQSSLGINRLFTLLTGVVVLGIALVVNDVISALTLAYNLLVGGMLIPLIGAIFWKRATTAGAIASMGTGFATALLFMVKDGLDANTPIYYSLAVGLVSFVVVSLMSRRPNVVASAI from the coding sequence ATGGCTTTGGATTTATTCGTCGTCCTCATCTACGCCGCCGGCATGCTCTTGCTCGGCTACTTCGGCATGCGCAAGGCCAAGACCAACGAGGACTTCCTGGTTGCCGGGCGTAACCTCGGCCCGAGCCTGTACATGGGCACCATGGCTGCGACCGTTCTCGGTGGCGCGTCCACCGTCGGCACCGTCCGCCTGGGCTATGTGCACGGCATCTCCGGTTTCTGGCTGTGCGCGGCACTGGGTTGCGGCATCGTGGCGCTGAACCTGTTCCTGGCCAAGCCGCTGCTGAAACTGAAGATCTACACCGTTACCCAGGTGCTGGAAAAACGCTACAACCCGATGGCCCGCTCGGCGAGCGCGGCGATCATGCTGGCCTACGCGCTGATGATCGGCGTGACCTCGATCCTCGCCATCGGCACCGTGCTGCAAGTGCTGTTCGGCCTGCCGTTCTGGATCTCGGTACTGCTCGGCGGTGGCGTGGTGGTGGTGTACTCGGCCATCGGCGGCATGTGGTCGCTGACCCTGACCGACATCGTCCAGTTCATCATCAAGACCGTCGGCCTGATGTTCATCCTCCTGCCCATCTGCCTGTACCGCGTCGGCGGCTGGGACGAGCTGGTGCTGAAACTGCCGGCCACCGCCTTCAGCTTCACCACCATCGGTTGGGACACGATCATCACCTACTTCATGATCTACTTCTTCGGCATCCTGATCGGTCAGGACATCTGGCAACGGGTGTTCACCGTCAAGACCGCCAAAGTCGCTCAGTACGCCGGTAGCATCGCGGGTATCTACTGCATTCTCTACGGCCTGGCCTGTGCCCTGATCGGCATGGCGGCGCACGTGCTGATCCCGGATCTGGACAACGTCAACAACGCCTTCGCCGCGATCGTCAAACTGTCGCTGCCGGACGGTATCCGTGGTCTGGTGATCGCCGCTGCCCTGGCCGCGATGATGTCCACCGCCAGCGCCGGCCTGCTCGCCGCCGCCACCACCCTGACCGAAGACCTGCTGCCGAAACTGCGTGGCGGCAAACAGTCGAGCCTGGGCATCAACCGCCTATTCACTCTGCTGACCGGTGTCGTGGTGCTGGGTATCGCTCTGGTGGTCAACGACGTGATCAGCGCCCTGACCCTGGCCTACAACCTGCTGGTGGGCGGCATGCTGATCCCGCTGATCGGTGCAATCTTCTGGAAGCGCGCCACCACCGCCGGCGCCATCGCCAGCATGGGCACTGGTTTTGCCACCGCCCTGCTGTTCATGGTCAAGGACGGTCTGGACGCCAACACCCCGATCTACTACAGCCTGGCTGTGGGTCTGGTGAGTTTCGTGGTGGTCAGCCTGATGTCCCGCCGCCCAAACGTGGTGGCCAGCGCGATCTAA
- a CDS encoding purine-cytosine permease family protein, protein MNNNNKDQSLTQIETHGVEQIPDNERTAGPVDLFRMIFGGANTFATAVLGSFPVLFGLSFQAGVWAIVSGVLLGSLILAPMGLFGPINGTNNAVSSGAHFGVHGRIVGSFLSLLTAIAFFSLSVWSSGDALIGGAKRLIGLPETDLTLGLAYGLFAILVLTVCIYGFRFLLWVNKVAVWSASLLFLLGIFAFAGPFDSHYAGTVSLGQPGFWAAFIGAALVAMSNPISFGAFLGDWARYIPRETSRQRIMAAVIFSQIATFIPFLFGLTTATIVAIQAPDYIAANNYVGGLLAVSPSWFFLPVCLIAVIGGMSTGTTSLYGTGLDMSSVFPRLLSRVKATLLIGVLSIAFIFIGRFAANLVQSVSTFAVLIITCTTPWMVIMIIGLVVRRGFYCPDDLQVFTRGEQGGRYWFSHGWNWRGLGAWIPSAAVGLCFVNLPGQFVGPLGELAGGIDISLLVTLGLASVMYLMLLSLFPEPALVYGPKDPRSNGVHAPAEAALRQAA, encoded by the coding sequence ATGAATAACAACAACAAAGACCAAAGCCTTACGCAGATTGAAACCCACGGGGTCGAACAGATCCCGGACAACGAACGCACCGCCGGTCCCGTGGATTTGTTCCGCATGATCTTTGGCGGCGCGAATACCTTTGCCACCGCCGTGCTCGGCAGTTTCCCGGTGCTGTTCGGCCTGTCCTTTCAGGCGGGCGTCTGGGCGATTGTCTCGGGTGTGCTGCTCGGCTCGCTGATCCTCGCACCGATGGGCCTGTTCGGCCCGATCAATGGCACCAACAATGCTGTGTCGTCCGGTGCGCACTTCGGCGTGCACGGGCGGATCGTCGGTTCGTTCCTGTCGTTGCTGACCGCCATCGCCTTCTTCTCGCTCTCGGTGTGGAGTTCGGGGGATGCGTTGATTGGTGGTGCGAAACGCCTGATCGGCCTGCCGGAAACCGACCTGACTCTGGGCCTGGCCTACGGTCTGTTCGCGATTCTGGTGCTGACCGTATGCATCTACGGCTTCCGCTTCCTGTTGTGGGTGAACAAGGTGGCGGTGTGGAGCGCGAGCCTGCTGTTCCTGCTGGGCATCTTCGCTTTCGCCGGTCCTTTCGATTCGCACTACGCCGGCACCGTCAGTCTCGGCCAGCCAGGCTTCTGGGCAGCCTTCATCGGCGCCGCGCTGGTGGCGATGAGCAACCCGATTTCCTTCGGCGCGTTCCTCGGCGACTGGGCCCGCTATATCCCGCGTGAAACCTCGCGTCAGCGGATCATGGCAGCGGTGATTTTCTCGCAGATCGCCACGTTCATTCCGTTCCTGTTCGGCCTGACCACCGCGACCATCGTGGCGATCCAGGCACCGGACTACATCGCGGCCAACAACTACGTCGGCGGCCTGCTGGCGGTATCGCCGAGCTGGTTCTTCCTGCCGGTGTGCCTGATTGCGGTGATCGGCGGCATGTCCACCGGCACCACGTCGCTGTATGGCACCGGGCTGGACATGTCCAGCGTGTTCCCTCGCCTGCTGTCGCGGGTCAAGGCGACGTTGCTGATCGGCGTGCTGTCGATTGCCTTCATCTTCATCGGGCGCTTCGCGGCAAACCTGGTGCAGAGCGTGTCGACCTTCGCCGTGCTGATCATCACCTGCACCACCCCATGGATGGTGATCATGATCATCGGCCTGGTGGTGCGTCGCGGCTTCTACTGCCCGGACGATCTGCAAGTGTTCACGCGCGGCGAGCAAGGCGGACGCTACTGGTTCAGCCACGGCTGGAACTGGCGCGGCCTGGGCGCGTGGATCCCGAGCGCGGCGGTCGGCCTGTGCTTCGTCAACCTGCCGGGGCAGTTCGTCGGCCCGCTGGGTGAACTGGCCGGTGGCATCGACATCAGCCTGCTGGTGACCCTCGGTCTGGCCTCGGTGATGTACCTGATGCTGCTGAGCCTGTTCCCGGAACCGGCGCTGGTCTACGGCCCGAAGGATCCCCGGAGCAATGGCGTGCATGCGCCGGCTGAAGCGGCGCTGCGTCAGGCTGCCTGA
- a CDS encoding YybH family protein: MNERDQVLKAAADLVSAFARNDREAYFGAFSADASFVFYTLEQPLLSRDAYQALWDSWRAEDGFEVLSCISSNAFVSLQGDVAIFIHDVATELRMQGEQHFSQERETIVFRKQASSLEQQGHWLACHEHLSAMPEGLPSP; this comes from the coding sequence ATGAACGAACGCGATCAGGTTCTGAAAGCGGCCGCCGATCTGGTGTCCGCCTTCGCCCGCAACGATCGCGAAGCCTACTTCGGCGCGTTCAGCGCCGATGCGAGCTTCGTGTTCTACACCCTCGAACAGCCCCTGCTGTCGCGCGATGCCTATCAGGCGTTGTGGGACAGCTGGCGCGCCGAGGATGGCTTCGAGGTGCTGTCCTGCATCTCGAGCAACGCCTTCGTCAGCCTGCAGGGTGACGTGGCGATTTTCATCCATGACGTGGCCACCGAGCTGCGCATGCAAGGGGAGCAACACTTCAGCCAGGAGCGCGAGACGATTGTTTTCAGGAAACAAGCGTCGAGCCTAGAACAACAAGGCCATTGGCTGGCCTGCCACGAACATTTGTCCGCAATGCCGGAAGGGCTGCCATCCCCTTAG
- the speB gene encoding agmatinase: MDKILHQPLGGNEMPRFGGIATMLRLPHVPTAAGLDAAFVGVPLDIGTSLRPGTRFGPRDIRTESVMIRPYNMATGAAPFDSLSVADIGDVAINTFNLLDAVRIIEEAYDNILEHNVIPMTLGGDHTITLPILRAIHKKHGKVGLVHIDAHADVNDHMFGEKIAHGTTFRRAVEEGLLDCDRVVQIGLRAQGYTADDFNWSRDQGFRVVQAEECWHKSLAPLMAEVREKVGGGPVYLSFDIDGIDPAWAPGTGTPEIGGLTTIQAIEIVRGCQGLDLIGCDLVEVSPAYDTTGNTSLLAANLLYEMLCVLPGVVHR; encoded by the coding sequence GTGGACAAGATTCTTCACCAACCACTGGGCGGCAACGAAATGCCGCGCTTCGGCGGCATCGCCACCATGCTCCGACTCCCCCATGTACCGACCGCTGCCGGTCTGGACGCTGCCTTCGTTGGCGTGCCGCTGGACATCGGTACTTCGCTGCGCCCCGGCACCCGCTTCGGGCCACGCGACATCCGCACCGAATCGGTGATGATCCGCCCGTACAACATGGCCACCGGCGCTGCGCCGTTCGACTCGCTGTCGGTTGCCGACATCGGTGACGTGGCGATCAACACCTTCAACCTGCTCGACGCCGTGCGCATCATCGAAGAAGCCTACGACAACATCCTCGAGCACAACGTCATCCCGATGACCCTGGGTGGCGACCACACCATCACCCTGCCGATCCTGCGTGCGATCCACAAAAAGCACGGCAAGGTCGGTCTGGTGCACATCGACGCTCACGCTGACGTCAACGATCACATGTTCGGCGAGAAGATCGCCCACGGTACGACCTTCCGTCGCGCCGTCGAAGAAGGCCTTCTGGACTGCGACCGTGTGGTGCAGATTGGTCTGCGTGCGCAGGGCTACACCGCTGACGACTTCAACTGGAGTCGCGATCAGGGCTTCCGCGTTGTTCAAGCCGAAGAGTGCTGGCACAAGTCGCTGGCACCGCTGATGGCCGAAGTGCGCGAGAAAGTCGGTGGCGGCCCGGTGTACCTGAGCTTCGACATCGACGGCATCGACCCGGCCTGGGCGCCTGGCACCGGCACCCCGGAAATCGGTGGTCTGACGACCATTCAGGCAATTGAAATCGTTCGCGGCTGCCAGGGCCTCGACCTGATCGGTTGCGATCTGGTAGAAGTCTCGCCCGCTTATGACACCACCGGCAACACCTCGCTGCTGGCCGCCAACCTGCTGTACGAAATGCTCTGCGTACTGCCGGGCGTCGTCCACCGCTGA
- a CDS encoding LysR family transcriptional regulator has product MANALPDLKLLRIFVSVVRHQGFANAQQELNLSTSAISTYMSQLEAALGLVLCHRGRGGFSLTSKGELFHQETLRLLAELEGFEQYAAALKGELRGTLNLGVIDSTVSDKALPFAEAIGAYSQEHPAVHLHLSVMSPYELQLGVQDNRLDLAIGAFSTRMSGLVYMPLYREQHWLYCSNRHPLFNERRIPEQVITQQRMVGRGYWSQAELARHGFKHSAATVESMEAQLILVLSGAYIGYLPEHYAQAWADKGDLRVLLPATFGYQAPFSMIMRRGRSREPLIQTFRDLLKAQLNQA; this is encoded by the coding sequence ATGGCCAACGCTTTACCCGACCTGAAACTTTTGCGCATCTTCGTCAGCGTCGTGCGCCATCAGGGGTTTGCCAACGCGCAGCAGGAACTCAACCTGTCGACCTCGGCGATCAGCACCTACATGAGCCAGCTCGAAGCCGCGCTCGGTCTGGTGCTGTGCCATCGCGGGCGCGGTGGTTTCAGCCTGACCAGCAAAGGCGAGCTGTTCCATCAGGAAACCCTGCGTCTGCTGGCCGAACTCGAAGGTTTCGAGCAATACGCCGCGGCGCTCAAGGGTGAACTGCGCGGTACGCTCAACCTCGGGGTGATCGACTCCACCGTCAGTGACAAGGCCCTGCCGTTCGCCGAAGCCATCGGCGCCTACAGCCAGGAACACCCGGCGGTGCATTTGCACCTGTCGGTGATGAGCCCCTACGAATTGCAACTCGGCGTACAGGACAACCGACTCGATCTGGCCATCGGCGCGTTCTCCACGCGCATGAGCGGTCTGGTGTACATGCCGCTGTACCGCGAACAGCACTGGCTGTATTGCAGTAATCGTCACCCGTTGTTCAACGAGCGGCGGATTCCCGAGCAGGTCATCACCCAGCAACGCATGGTCGGGCGCGGCTACTGGAGCCAGGCGGAACTGGCGCGTCACGGCTTCAAACACAGCGCCGCGACCGTGGAAAGTATGGAGGCGCAGCTGATTCTGGTGCTGTCCGGTGCCTACATCGGTTATCTGCCGGAGCACTACGCTCAGGCCTGGGCCGACAAGGGTGATTTGCGGGTGCTGCTGCCGGCAACCTTCGGTTATCAGGCGCCATTCTCGATGATCATGCGCCGTGGCCGCAGCCGCGAGCCGCTGATCCAGACCTTCCGCGATCTGCTCAAAGCGCAGCTCAATCAGGCCTAG
- a CDS encoding tRNA-uridine aminocarboxypropyltransferase: MSRPQCPRCLRPQTHCLCPLIPSLDSRTRVLLLQHPSEVNHALNTARLAALGLNNAELIVGEVFEDLPALLNRPGYRARLLFPADDAQPMQAYAASDEPLLLVVPDGTWRKARKMLHLNPLLAALPRVTLAEGGVSRYRLRKAPGPGALSTIEAIVQALQTLEAPASFDPLLKPFEALIEGQIAAMGEETFQKNHGY; encoded by the coding sequence ATGTCCAGACCTCAATGCCCGCGCTGCTTGCGCCCACAAACCCACTGCCTGTGCCCGCTGATCCCCAGCCTCGACAGCCGCACTCGGGTGTTGCTGTTGCAGCACCCGAGCGAGGTCAATCACGCGCTCAACACTGCACGGCTGGCAGCGCTCGGTTTGAACAATGCCGAACTGATCGTCGGCGAAGTGTTCGAGGATCTGCCTGCGCTGCTGAATCGGCCGGGGTATCGGGCGCGGTTGCTGTTTCCGGCGGACGATGCGCAGCCGATGCAGGCTTACGCCGCATCGGATGAGCCGCTGTTGCTGGTGGTGCCGGACGGCACGTGGCGCAAGGCACGCAAGATGCTGCACCTGAATCCGCTGCTGGCGGCATTGCCTCGCGTGACTTTGGCGGAGGGCGGGGTCTCACGGTATCGGTTGCGCAAGGCACCGGGGCCGGGGGCGTTGTCGACTATCGAGGCGATCGTTCAGGCGTTGCAGACCCTGGAAGCGCCGGCTTCTTTCGATCCGTTGCTCAAGCCGTTCGAGGCGTTGATCGAGGGGCAGATTGCGGCGATGGGGGAGGAGACCTTCCAAAAGAATCACGGATACTGA
- a CDS encoding HlyD family type I secretion periplasmic adaptor subunit has product MSASSSSKQRGYFDSFGKSAEAEFMPETAGASLQDSPRWSRITVWLAAALLISALVWAKFAVLEEVTMGEGKAIPSSKVQVIQNLEGGIVTEIFVREGQMVNKGDTLLRLDDTRFLSNKGESEADRYALMAQVERLSAESEGRPMKLSDEVVSKAPQVAEDERALYDQRQRRLASEQRTLTEQLRQKTQELAEFRSKQGQYSSSLALLQQEMNMSSPLVGTGAVSPVEILRLKRSAVEIRGSLNATTLAIPRAESAINEIKSKIDESEQTFRSDAAKDLNQKRTDLSKITASSIAIDDRVSRTTVTSPVHGVIKQLKVNTIGGVVQPGSDMVEIVPLEDNLLIEAKVRPQDVAFLHPGQKAMVKFSAYDYTIYGGLSAKLELIGADTITDDKGNSFYLIQVRTDKNHLGGDVKPLLIIPGMVATVDIITGEKSVLDYLLKPVLKARTEAMRER; this is encoded by the coding sequence ATGTCTGCTTCCTCATCGTCAAAACAGCGCGGTTACTTCGACAGTTTCGGCAAAAGCGCCGAAGCCGAATTCATGCCGGAAACTGCCGGCGCTTCGTTGCAGGATTCGCCGCGCTGGTCGCGCATCACCGTGTGGCTGGCGGCGGCACTGCTGATCAGCGCGCTGGTCTGGGCCAAATTCGCGGTGCTCGAAGAAGTGACCATGGGCGAAGGCAAGGCGATTCCGTCGAGCAAGGTCCAGGTGATCCAGAACCTCGAGGGCGGGATCGTCACCGAGATCTTTGTGCGTGAAGGGCAAATGGTGAACAAGGGCGACACCCTGCTGCGCCTGGATGACACGCGGTTTCTGTCGAACAAGGGTGAGAGCGAGGCGGATCGCTATGCATTGATGGCCCAGGTCGAGCGACTATCCGCCGAGTCAGAAGGCCGGCCGATGAAACTCTCGGACGAAGTCGTCAGCAAGGCGCCACAAGTGGCCGAAGACGAACGTGCGCTGTACGACCAGCGTCAGCGGCGGCTGGCCAGCGAACAACGCACCCTCACCGAACAGTTGCGGCAGAAGACCCAGGAGCTGGCGGAATTTCGCTCCAAGCAGGGTCAGTACAGTTCCAGCCTGGCGCTGCTCCAGCAAGAAATGAACATGTCATCGCCACTGGTAGGCACCGGGGCGGTTTCGCCAGTGGAGATCCTGCGGCTCAAGCGCAGTGCGGTGGAAATTCGTGGCTCGTTGAACGCCACGACCCTGGCCATTCCCCGGGCCGAATCGGCGATCAACGAGATCAAGAGCAAGATCGACGAATCGGAACAGACCTTCCGCTCCGACGCGGCCAAGGACCTCAACCAGAAGCGCACCGACCTGTCGAAAATCACGGCGTCGAGCATCGCCATCGACGACCGCGTCAGCCGCACCACCGTGACCTCGCCGGTACACGGGGTGATCAAGCAGTTGAAGGTCAACACCATCGGCGGCGTGGTGCAGCCGGGCAGCGACATGGTGGAAATCGTGCCGCTGGAAGACAACCTGCTGATCGAAGCCAAGGTCCGTCCGCAGGACGTGGCGTTCCTGCATCCGGGCCAGAAAGCCATGGTCAAGTTCAGTGCCTACGACTACACGATCTACGGTGGGCTGAGCGCCAAACTTGAGCTGATCGGTGCCGACACCATCACCGACGACAAGGGCAACAGCTTCTACCTGATCCAGGTGCGCACCGACAAAAACCATTTGGGCGGGGACGTGAAACCGCTGCTGATCATTCCGGGGATGGTTGCCACGGTGGACATCATTACCGGGGAGAAAAGCGTGCTGGATTACTTGCTCAAACCGGTGCTGAAGGCGCGCACCGAGGCGATGCGCGAACGCTAG
- a CDS encoding type I secretion system permease/ATPase, giving the protein MTSMEPGVSGVDPRLSFDDPLLDGLLILCKLHGATVSRASLSAGLPLDKQRLSLDLLPRAAARAGLQARLLRRDLKDISPLNLPVLLLLGNGRTAVLRRFADDGKALILPSEADGGEQWVSHEELTEHYTGQALFARPRHELEDLRSPLVPRVQAWFRDTLKLSKWLYSDAILASFLINLLGLMVPLFVMQTYDRVVPNQATSTLWVLAIGLLIGTGFELVLRVVRAHLLDTAGKKTDVILSATLFERITGMAMKARPATIGGFAQSIHDFQGLREFLTAVTLTSLIDLPFVVLMLVVIGLLGGWLVVIPLLAFPITIVFAMIIQVRLRDTVQKSLSLGAERQALLIETLGGLETLKACSAESERQHKWESTHGALTRLDSHARNLSALATNGTLFIQQFSGMATIVAGVYSIIAGNLSVGALVASYMLGSRVLAPLGQIAGLITRYQQAQLTMKSTDALMSLPQERDGKQRPLERTQLQGALDANAVTFHYNGQNAPALSNISFSVKPGERIGIIGRSGSGKSTLARLVMGFYEPEEGQLLLDGLDLRQLDVADLRQQIGYVAHDLPLLAGSLRDNLTLGARYVSDSRMLEVAELTGVTELARQHPQGFDRPVGERGQLLSGGQRQAVLLARALLLDPPIMLLDEPTSAMDNSSEDVLRQKLHGWVQGKTLLLVTHRTSMLSLVDRLLVLDNGRIVADGPKEAVIDALRKGRVGSAAV; this is encoded by the coding sequence ATGACCAGCATGGAACCCGGTGTTTCCGGGGTCGATCCGCGGCTGAGCTTCGATGATCCGTTACTCGACGGTCTGTTGATCCTCTGCAAACTGCACGGCGCGACAGTCAGTCGCGCCAGCCTGAGTGCCGGGCTGCCCCTGGACAAACAACGCCTGAGCCTGGACCTGCTGCCCCGTGCGGCGGCCCGGGCCGGTTTGCAGGCGCGGCTGCTGCGCCGCGACCTCAAGGACATTTCCCCGCTCAACCTGCCGGTGCTGTTGCTGTTGGGCAATGGCCGCACGGCTGTGCTGCGGCGTTTTGCCGATGACGGCAAAGCCCTGATTCTGCCCAGTGAAGCCGATGGCGGCGAACAGTGGGTCAGCCACGAAGAACTCACCGAACACTACACCGGCCAGGCCTTGTTCGCCCGGCCACGGCATGAACTGGAAGACCTGCGTTCACCGTTGGTGCCAAGGGTGCAAGCGTGGTTTCGCGACACCCTGAAGCTGTCGAAATGGCTGTACAGCGACGCGATCCTCGCCAGTTTCCTGATCAACCTGCTGGGCCTGATGGTGCCGCTGTTCGTCATGCAAACCTACGACCGCGTGGTGCCGAACCAGGCCACGTCGACCCTGTGGGTGCTGGCCATCGGACTGCTGATCGGCACCGGTTTCGAACTGGTGCTGCGGGTGGTGCGCGCGCACCTGCTGGACACCGCCGGAAAGAAGACCGACGTGATCCTTTCCGCGACTTTATTCGAGCGCATCACCGGCATGGCGATGAAGGCCCGGCCGGCGACCATCGGCGGTTTCGCCCAGAGCATTCATGACTTTCAAGGCCTGCGGGAGTTTCTCACCGCCGTGACCCTGACCAGCCTGATCGACCTGCCCTTCGTGGTGCTGATGCTGGTGGTGATCGGCCTGCTGGGCGGCTGGCTGGTGGTGATTCCGCTGCTGGCGTTTCCGATCACGATTGTGTTCGCGATGATCATTCAGGTTCGCCTGCGCGACACCGTGCAGAAAAGCCTGAGCCTCGGTGCCGAGCGTCAGGCATTGCTGATCGAAACCCTCGGCGGACTGGAAACCCTCAAGGCGTGCAGCGCCGAAAGCGAGCGCCAGCACAAGTGGGAAAGCACCCACGGCGCCCTCACCCGCCTCGACAGCCACGCACGCAACCTCTCGGCGCTGGCCACCAATGGCACGCTGTTCATCCAGCAGTTCTCGGGGATGGCGACCATCGTCGCCGGGGTTTACAGCATCATCGCCGGCAACCTCAGCGTCGGTGCGCTGGTGGCCAGTTACATGCTCGGCAGCCGCGTGCTCGCGCCACTGGGCCAGATCGCCGGGTTGATCACCCGCTACCAGCAAGCGCAACTGACCATGAAAAGTACCGACGCCCTGATGTCTTTGCCTCAGGAGCGCGACGGCAAACAACGGCCGCTGGAGCGCACGCAATTGCAAGGGGCGCTGGACGCCAATGCAGTGACCTTCCATTACAACGGCCAGAACGCCCCGGCCCTGAGCAATATCAGTTTCAGCGTCAAGCCCGGCGAGCGGATCGGCATCATCGGTCGCAGCGGTTCCGGCAAAAGCACGCTGGCGCGACTGGTGATGGGTTTCTACGAACCGGAAGAAGGCCAATTACTGCTCGACGGCCTCGACCTGCGGCAACTGGATGTCGCCGACCTGCGCCAGCAGATCGGTTATGTCGCCCATGATCTGCCACTGCTGGCCGGCAGCCTGCGCGACAACCTCACGCTCGGCGCCCGCTACGTCAGCGATTCGCGAATGCTCGAAGTGGCCGAACTGACCGGCGTCACCGAGCTTGCCCGCCAGCACCCACAAGGCTTCGATCGGCCGGTCGGCGAGCGCGGGCAATTGCTTTCCGGCGGTCAACGCCAGGCAGTCCTGCTGGCGCGAGCGCTGTTGCTCGACCCGCCGATCATGCTGCTCGACGAACCCACCAGCGCCATGGACAACAGCAGCGAAGACGTCCTGCGCCAGAAGCTTCACGGCTGGGTGCAGGGCAAAACCTTGCTGCTGGTCACCCACCGCACCTCGATGCTGAGCCTGGTGGACCGGTTGCTGGTGCTGGACAACGGCCGGATCGTCGCCGACGGTCCGAAAGAAGCGGTCATCGATGCACTGCGCAAGGGCCGGGTCGGCTCGGCGGCGGTCTAG